One Azospirillum brasilense DNA segment encodes these proteins:
- a CDS encoding PAS domain S-box protein produces MTDRAAGIEALRAIEADIGRLQAEAATLRARLGLSPGVPAPFEADQALAVVQSASEHAIVTTDLEGRITGWNPGAANNLGWSAEEALGQDAGTLFFTAEDRAAGQPEREMTLARTHGHATDERWHTRKGGRFFAQGEMTPLLNTRGEHIGYVKVFRDRTGQRLAEDAASAAATELRLLADALPLLVAIVGPDHRYRFANRFYEAWFGVSRERLIGMHARDLIGEAAYQARFAQMERAFGGEVVEYEGFLPNRDGERRDCHIHYLPRRTADGAVDGIYVQVMDITERKRAEEARRRADERIRLALDADAVLGTWVWDLVEDRFTGDVRFARTFSLDPAAMERGLRLADVVRSIHPDDEPRVQALIARALRDGGPYSAEYRVRQFDGGYRWIEANGHVTQDDAGRPLRFPGVLLNIHRRKINERYQAALLQLGDRLRLLDESAGIAAAAAEIAGRTMELLRTGYGTTDPSRSALTVERDWCRSPEVVSAAGRHRFADYGSYIEDLKRGEVVAIADITGDPRTAGDCGTFLALGVRALLNVPLMEEGGLTGVFFLHHDSPRVWSEEEIAFVRGVTDRTWAAMSKAEAAQALRRLNDTLEQRIDAAIAERDQLWHSSRDLIVITDRTGCVTLTNPAWNRAFGHPEGMTARVPLTDFVHPDDHGVFQRVHATMGIGETVTNVEVRMRAADGAERLIDWSVAALEGGFSATGRDVTEQRRVEEQLHQSQKMEAVGQLTGGMAHDFNNLLQAMSGCLHLIERRAGEVAGVRKILDAGRQAVDRGASLIRQLMAFSRRQSLQPEAFDVRDRLLGMRVFLDRALRADIQLEFDLEDGLWPAMADPVQFELAVLNLATNSRDAVPAAGRVVIGAGNLPLSGEHGLHGDFVRVWVQDSGHGIAPESLGRVFEPFFTTKAVGQGTGLGLAQVYGFCRQSGGTATVESAVGKGTTVALLLPRAEAVQAEDRTIGRSVVDGGGGRVLLVEDDPVVAPVITAALENLGYRVTRAANGEEALRRLQTGEETDLLFSDVVMPGEVDGIALARAARTLLPDLAVVLTTGYSENQAGLEGLPVLSKPYRIEDLATVFREELNRRKRSQPPPR; encoded by the coding sequence GTGACGGATCGGGCGGCGGGCATCGAAGCCCTGAGAGCCATCGAGGCGGACATCGGGCGCTTGCAGGCCGAAGCCGCGACGCTGCGTGCGCGGCTGGGGCTGTCCCCCGGCGTTCCCGCGCCATTCGAAGCGGATCAGGCGCTCGCCGTCGTGCAGAGCGCCAGCGAGCATGCCATCGTCACGACCGATCTGGAGGGCCGCATCACCGGCTGGAATCCCGGTGCGGCCAACAATCTGGGCTGGAGCGCGGAGGAGGCGCTCGGCCAGGACGCCGGCACGCTCTTCTTCACCGCCGAGGACCGGGCCGCCGGCCAGCCCGAACGCGAAATGACCTTGGCGCGCACCCACGGCCACGCCACCGACGAGCGATGGCACACGCGCAAGGGCGGCCGCTTCTTCGCCCAGGGAGAGATGACGCCCCTGCTCAACACCCGGGGCGAGCACATCGGCTATGTGAAGGTGTTCCGTGACCGCACCGGCCAGCGGTTGGCCGAGGATGCGGCCAGCGCGGCGGCCACCGAATTGCGCCTGCTCGCCGACGCCCTGCCCCTTCTGGTTGCCATCGTCGGACCCGACCACCGCTATCGCTTCGCCAACCGCTTCTACGAGGCGTGGTTCGGCGTGTCGCGCGAGCGGTTGATCGGCATGCACGCGCGCGATCTGATCGGCGAGGCCGCCTATCAGGCCCGCTTCGCCCAGATGGAACGCGCGTTCGGCGGCGAGGTGGTCGAGTATGAGGGCTTTTTGCCGAACCGGGACGGGGAGCGGCGGGACTGCCACATCCATTACCTGCCGCGGCGCACCGCCGACGGCGCCGTCGACGGCATCTATGTCCAGGTCATGGACATCACCGAACGCAAACGGGCGGAGGAGGCGAGGCGGCGAGCCGACGAGCGCATCCGGCTCGCTCTCGACGCCGACGCGGTCCTCGGCACCTGGGTGTGGGATCTGGTGGAGGATCGTTTCACCGGCGACGTCCGCTTCGCCCGCACCTTCTCCCTCGATCCGGCGGCGATGGAGCGCGGCTTGCGGCTCGCCGACGTCGTTCGGTCGATCCATCCCGACGACGAACCCCGGGTCCAGGCGCTGATCGCCCGGGCGCTGCGCGACGGAGGGCCCTACAGCGCGGAATACCGCGTGCGCCAGTTCGACGGCGGCTATCGATGGATCGAGGCCAACGGTCACGTCACCCAGGACGACGCCGGTCGCCCCCTGCGCTTTCCCGGAGTCCTGTTGAACATCCACAGGCGCAAGATCAACGAGCGTTATCAGGCCGCTCTTCTCCAACTCGGCGACCGCCTGCGTCTGCTCGACGAGTCGGCCGGCATCGCCGCCGCCGCCGCCGAAATCGCCGGTCGGACGATGGAGTTGCTGCGCACCGGCTATGGGACCACCGACCCGTCCCGTTCCGCACTCACGGTCGAGCGCGACTGGTGCCGCTCTCCGGAGGTCGTGAGCGCAGCCGGCCGCCATCGCTTCGCCGATTACGGCTCCTACATCGAGGATTTGAAGCGTGGAGAGGTCGTCGCCATCGCCGACATCACCGGTGATCCGCGCACCGCCGGCGATTGCGGTACCTTTCTGGCGCTTGGCGTCCGCGCCCTGCTGAACGTGCCGCTGATGGAAGAAGGCGGGCTGACGGGCGTCTTCTTCCTCCATCACGATTCGCCGCGCGTGTGGAGCGAGGAGGAGATCGCCTTCGTCCGGGGGGTGACGGACCGCACCTGGGCCGCGATGAGCAAGGCCGAGGCCGCCCAGGCGCTGCGGCGGCTGAACGACACGCTGGAACAGCGCATCGATGCCGCCATCGCCGAACGCGACCAGCTGTGGCACAGCTCCCGCGATCTCATCGTGATCACCGATCGAACGGGATGCGTCACGCTGACCAACCCGGCCTGGAACCGGGCCTTCGGCCATCCCGAGGGCATGACCGCCCGTGTCCCCCTCACCGACTTCGTCCATCCCGACGACCACGGCGTGTTCCAGCGCGTGCACGCGACGATGGGCATCGGCGAGACCGTCACGAACGTCGAAGTGCGGATGCGCGCCGCGGACGGCGCCGAGCGGCTGATCGACTGGTCGGTGGCGGCGCTGGAAGGTGGCTTTTCGGCGACGGGACGCGACGTGACCGAACAGCGCCGTGTCGAGGAGCAGCTTCACCAGTCGCAGAAGATGGAAGCGGTCGGACAATTGACCGGCGGCATGGCGCACGATTTCAACAATCTGCTGCAGGCGATGTCGGGCTGCCTCCACCTGATCGAGCGGCGCGCCGGCGAGGTCGCCGGGGTCCGGAAGATCCTCGACGCCGGCCGGCAGGCGGTCGACCGTGGAGCCAGCCTGATCCGCCAGCTGATGGCCTTCTCGCGCCGTCAGAGCCTGCAGCCGGAAGCCTTCGACGTGCGCGATAGGCTGCTCGGCATGCGCGTTTTCCTGGACCGCGCGCTGCGCGCCGACATCCAGCTGGAATTCGACCTGGAGGACGGGCTGTGGCCGGCCATGGCCGACCCGGTGCAGTTCGAGCTGGCGGTGCTGAACCTCGCGACCAACTCGCGCGACGCCGTTCCGGCGGCCGGACGGGTGGTGATCGGCGCCGGCAACCTCCCGCTCTCGGGCGAGCATGGCCTGCATGGGGACTTTGTGCGGGTATGGGTCCAGGACAGCGGCCATGGCATCGCGCCAGAGTCGCTCGGGCGCGTGTTCGAGCCCTTCTTCACGACCAAGGCAGTGGGCCAGGGCACCGGGCTCGGTCTGGCCCAGGTCTACGGCTTCTGCCGGCAGTCGGGCGGGACCGCCACGGTGGAGAGCGCAGTGGGAAAGGGCACCACGGTGGCCTTGCTGCTGCCGCGCGCCGAGGCGGTTCAGGCGGAGGATAGGACCATAGGGCGGTCCGTGGTGGACGGCGGCGGCGGCCGCGTCCTGCTGGTCGAGGACGATCCCGTGGTGGCTCCGGTCATCACGGCCGCGCTGGAGAATCTGGGCTATCGGGTCACGCGGGCCGCCAACGGGGAGGAGGCCTTGCGCCGCTTGCAGACGGGGGAGGAGACGGATCTGCTGTTCAGCGACGTGGTGATGCCGGGCGAGGTCGACGGCATCGCCTTGGCACGGGCGGCGCGCACCCTGCTGCCCGACTTGGCGGTGGTTCTGACCACCGGCTACAGCGAGAACCAAGCCGGGCTGGAGGGCCTGCCGGTGTTGTCCAAGCCCTACCGGATCGAGGATCTGGCGACGGTCTTCCGCGAGGAGCTGAACCGCAGGAAGCGATCGCAACCACCGCCACGGTAG
- a CDS encoding TRAP transporter substrate-binding protein, giving the protein MNVDKLSIVLTVAVAALFAAVPAKAQTAERTMRLSAAVAQDHPFAAGVSALTACAADKSGGKMKIQSFWNAALGSDMQAVQLVRGGSLDMVVASTSPLASLVPAMGVFDLPFLFENEKEADRILDGAVGKQLSEKLQGVGLVNLAYWENGFRNLTNSRRPIQKWEDLGGTKIRVMQNPVFMDTFSTLGANAVPMAFSELFTALETRAVDGQENPYANIETGKFYEAQKYLSVTNHAYTPAVILYSKKIWDGLSPAERDVLQSCAAVARTEERRVNREQSDKSLARLKELGMQVNELSAEERKRMLQKVAPVYEKHAATIGAETMTLLQSELAQLRKANP; this is encoded by the coding sequence ATGAACGTCGATAAACTGTCCATCGTCCTGACGGTCGCCGTGGCGGCGCTGTTCGCCGCGGTCCCGGCCAAGGCGCAGACCGCGGAGCGCACCATGCGCCTCTCAGCCGCCGTCGCTCAGGACCACCCCTTCGCCGCCGGGGTTTCGGCGCTGACCGCCTGCGCGGCCGACAAGTCCGGCGGGAAGATGAAGATCCAGAGCTTCTGGAACGCCGCGCTGGGCAGCGACATGCAGGCCGTGCAGCTCGTGCGCGGCGGCTCGCTGGACATGGTGGTGGCCTCCACCTCGCCGCTCGCCTCGCTGGTGCCGGCTATGGGCGTCTTCGACCTGCCCTTCCTGTTCGAGAACGAGAAGGAGGCCGACCGCATCCTCGACGGCGCCGTCGGCAAGCAACTGTCCGAAAAGCTCCAGGGCGTCGGGCTGGTCAATCTCGCCTACTGGGAGAACGGGTTCCGCAACCTCACCAACTCTCGCCGGCCCATCCAGAAATGGGAGGATCTGGGCGGCACCAAGATCCGCGTGATGCAGAATCCGGTGTTCATGGACACCTTCTCCACGCTGGGCGCCAACGCCGTCCCGATGGCCTTCAGCGAGCTGTTCACGGCGCTGGAGACCCGCGCGGTCGACGGGCAGGAGAACCCCTACGCCAACATCGAGACCGGCAAGTTCTACGAAGCGCAGAAGTACCTGTCGGTCACCAACCACGCCTATACGCCGGCGGTGATCCTCTACTCCAAGAAGATCTGGGACGGTCTGTCGCCCGCCGAGCGGGACGTGCTGCAGTCCTGCGCCGCGGTGGCCCGCACCGAGGAGCGCCGGGTGAACCGCGAGCAGTCTGACAAGTCGCTGGCCCGCCTGAAGGAGCTCGGCATGCAGGTGAACGAGCTGTCCGCCGAGGAGCGCAAGCGCATGCTCCAGAAGGTGGCGCCGGTCTATGAAAAGCACGCCGCGACAATCGGTGCCGAGACGATGACCCTGCTGCAATCCGAACTCGCCCAGCTCCGCAAGGCCAACCCGTAA
- a CDS encoding mandelate racemase/muconate lactonizing enzyme family protein: protein MLIKKIDTFILKTPLNAKTFYSSQAAFPERNSLLVRITTDDGLVGWGEGGQYGPAEPPESCIIDVLAPRLIGRRADQPVRVFEDLYSFCRDFGQKGTYIEALSAIDIALWDLWGKSLNRPVHALMGGAFRDKVAAYGTGCYYPDYFRDTPRMMAALAEEAQRYREAGLPAIKIKIGLLPIAQDIERVALVRDVLGPDTLIMVDANHAYNTAGAIRIGRALERFDVRWFEEPVPPEDRQGYRRVRDSIDVPIAGGECEYTRYGFRELLAGGCIDIAQPDLCCAGGFTEWQKILALTTAHGVMTVPHIWGSGIALAAALQALATAPLVPYTALGVPLQNEPMVEFDRTHNPLRDDLLTDNFTLVDGGLAVPGGPGLGVEVDPGQLARYTVRSRSA, encoded by the coding sequence ATGCTCATCAAAAAGATCGACACCTTCATCCTGAAGACTCCGCTGAACGCGAAGACCTTCTATTCCTCCCAGGCGGCTTTCCCAGAGCGCAACAGCCTGCTGGTCCGCATCACCACCGACGACGGTCTGGTCGGTTGGGGCGAGGGCGGGCAGTACGGCCCGGCGGAACCGCCGGAAAGCTGCATCATCGACGTGCTGGCCCCCCGGCTGATCGGCCGCCGCGCCGACCAGCCGGTGCGGGTCTTCGAGGATCTCTATTCCTTCTGCCGCGACTTCGGCCAGAAGGGCACCTACATCGAGGCGCTGAGCGCCATCGACATCGCGCTGTGGGACCTGTGGGGCAAGTCGCTGAACCGGCCGGTGCACGCGCTGATGGGCGGCGCCTTCCGCGACAAGGTCGCTGCCTACGGCACCGGCTGCTACTACCCGGATTATTTCCGCGACACGCCACGCATGATGGCGGCGCTGGCCGAGGAGGCGCAGCGCTACCGCGAGGCCGGACTGCCGGCGATCAAGATCAAGATCGGCCTGCTGCCGATCGCCCAGGACATCGAGCGGGTGGCGCTGGTCCGCGACGTGCTGGGACCGGACACCCTGATCATGGTTGACGCCAACCACGCCTACAACACGGCGGGCGCCATCCGGATCGGGCGGGCGCTTGAGCGGTTCGACGTCCGCTGGTTCGAGGAGCCGGTGCCGCCGGAGGACCGCCAGGGCTACCGCCGCGTGCGCGATTCCATCGACGTGCCCATCGCGGGCGGCGAGTGCGAATACACCCGCTACGGCTTCCGGGAACTGCTGGCCGGGGGCTGCATCGACATCGCCCAGCCGGACCTCTGCTGCGCCGGCGGCTTCACCGAATGGCAGAAGATCCTGGCCCTGACCACCGCCCACGGCGTGATGACCGTCCCGCACATCTGGGGGTCCGGCATCGCGCTCGCCGCGGCGCTCCAGGCGCTGGCGACGGCGCCGCTGGTTCCCTACACGGCGCTCGGCGTGCCGCTGCAGAACGAGCCGATGGTGGAGTTCGACCGCACCCACAACCCGCTGCGCGACGACCTGCTGACCGACAACTTCACGCTGGTGGACGGCGGGCTTGCCGTGCCCGGCGGTCCGGGCCTGGGCGTGGAGGTCGATCCCGGCCAGCTCGCCCGCTACACCGTGCGGTCGCGCAGCGCGTGA
- a CDS encoding GntR family transcriptional regulator, with protein sequence MLDGSGPLDTASIGEQVTERLRSEIISGRLAPGSRLMLDQYKALWNISITPLRDAAKRLEADGLVHIYPRRGIFVAEIDRNALMEVFQLRIALEPLVTELATPHAPEAEVEAMTEAYIAAGRPAPEEERQARLQEVDEVIHDFVLAHCPNQRLARIMATLRDSVAWCRNAVIEKVPNAFDPSLEEHIAICKALRAKDAEAAAAAMRDHLIATRDRTLKAMEGRS encoded by the coding sequence ATGCTCGACGGCAGCGGTCCCCTCGACACGGCCTCCATCGGCGAGCAGGTCACCGAGCGGCTGAGGAGCGAGATCATCTCCGGCCGGCTGGCGCCGGGATCGCGGCTGATGCTGGACCAGTACAAGGCGCTGTGGAACATCAGCATCACGCCGCTGCGCGACGCCGCCAAACGGCTGGAGGCGGACGGGCTGGTCCACATCTACCCGCGGCGCGGCATCTTCGTGGCGGAGATCGATCGCAACGCCCTGATGGAGGTGTTCCAGCTCCGCATCGCCCTGGAGCCGCTGGTGACGGAGCTGGCCACCCCCCATGCTCCGGAGGCGGAGGTGGAGGCGATGACCGAAGCCTACATCGCCGCTGGCCGGCCCGCTCCGGAGGAGGAGCGGCAGGCCCGCCTGCAGGAGGTGGACGAGGTCATCCACGACTTCGTGCTGGCCCACTGCCCCAACCAGCGGCTGGCCCGCATCATGGCGACGCTGAGGGACTCGGTAGCCTGGTGCCGGAACGCGGTGATCGAGAAGGTGCCGAACGCCTTCGATCCTTCGCTGGAGGAGCACATCGCCATCTGCAAGGCGCTGCGCGCCAAGGACGCCGAGGCGGCGGCGGCGGCGATGCGCGACCACCTGATCGCCACCCGCGACCGCACGTTGAAGGCCATGGAGGGTCGCTCATAG
- a CDS encoding patatin-like phospholipase family protein, with protein sequence MLVLGGGNALGAYHAGAYEQLHSRGVQPDWIIGASIGAIIGAILAGNPPGRRLERLRQFWREATLHTSGLLPHSHAKARQVYNGAHAVMATLFGRPSIFRHRFPGLWSVLPWVPNDVALYDQSPLRDTLERLIDFDLLNRAEVRFSAGCIDIETGDEVYFDSNRDEIRPEHIMASAAITPAFSPVEIDGRLFCDPGYTNNLPLDLPFMEPLDRDILCFAVELFSLRSARPASLDAVLERTNDLLFASHARRSVQALQREFALRERIEPEGATATLIHMAYQAASHELAAKGFDFSPSSIADRWAAGRRDMDSGLALLDGARKDTHRFRYAAVDSEAALAAAEGGAAP encoded by the coding sequence GTGCTCGTCCTGGGCGGAGGCAACGCGCTTGGCGCCTACCACGCCGGAGCCTACGAGCAGCTGCACAGCCGTGGCGTCCAGCCGGACTGGATCATCGGCGCCTCCATCGGCGCGATCATCGGAGCGATCCTGGCCGGGAATCCCCCCGGGCGACGCCTCGAACGCCTTCGCCAGTTCTGGCGGGAGGCGACCCTCCACACCTCCGGGCTGCTGCCCCACAGCCATGCGAAGGCCCGGCAAGTCTACAACGGCGCCCATGCCGTCATGGCCACGCTCTTCGGACGGCCCAGCATCTTCCGGCACCGCTTCCCCGGCTTGTGGTCGGTGCTCCCCTGGGTGCCCAACGACGTGGCGCTCTACGATCAGTCCCCGTTGCGGGACACCCTTGAGCGCCTGATCGACTTCGACCTGCTCAACCGCGCCGAGGTCCGCTTTTCCGCCGGCTGCATCGACATCGAAACCGGAGACGAGGTTTATTTCGACAGCAACCGGGACGAGATCCGGCCCGAACACATCATGGCGAGCGCCGCCATCACCCCGGCCTTTTCGCCGGTGGAGATCGATGGCCGCCTGTTCTGCGACCCCGGCTACACCAACAATCTGCCGCTCGACCTGCCCTTTATGGAGCCGCTCGACCGGGACATCCTCTGCTTCGCTGTCGAGCTTTTCAGCTTGCGCAGCGCCCGACCGGCCTCGCTGGACGCCGTTCTGGAGCGCACCAACGACCTGCTGTTCGCCAGCCACGCCCGCCGGAGCGTGCAGGCGCTGCAGCGGGAGTTCGCCTTGCGCGAGAGGATCGAGCCGGAGGGAGCGACCGCCACGCTGATCCACATGGCCTATCAGGCGGCGAGCCACGAGCTTGCGGCCAAGGGATTCGACTTCTCGCCATCGTCCATCGCGGACCGCTGGGCCGCTGGCCGGCGGGATATGGACAGCGGCTTGGCCCTGCTGGACGGCGCCAGGAAAGACACCCACCGCTTCCGGTACGCCGCGGTGGATTCGGAGGCGGCGCTCGCCGCTGCGGAAGGCGGTGCGGCGCCCTGA
- a CDS encoding TRAP transporter large permease: MTIFIFVGSLLGAMALGLPVAFALIVSGLALMAFMGMLDPQIVVQSMWDGANSFPLLAVPFFMLAGEFMNAGGMSRRIIAMAMAWVGHLRGGLGFVAVFAAILMASLSGSAVADTAALASILLPMMRQAGYDIHRSGGLIAAGGIIAPVIPPSIGMILYGVAGQVSITKLFLAGIVPGIMMGVALLVTWWWLARREILTTPPKVPLRERLRLTADAFWAMLLPVVIIGGLKTGVFTPTEAAVVAAVYAMFVGLVIYRELKIADLYGLMLSAAKTTAVVMFLVAAAGISAWLITASNIPAQLADLLAPVMDNRLLLMVALMVIVLIVGTALDFAPTILLMVPVLMPIIKQAGIDPVYFGVLFIMNNAIGLITPPVGTVLNVVCGVGRMSMSNLMKGVGPFLLAQTAVLFLLVLFPELVMAPLAWFTAR, from the coding sequence GTGACCATCTTCATCTTCGTCGGCAGCCTTCTGGGCGCGATGGCGCTGGGGCTGCCCGTCGCCTTCGCGCTGATCGTCTCCGGCCTCGCTTTGATGGCCTTCATGGGGATGCTCGACCCCCAGATTGTCGTGCAGAGCATGTGGGACGGCGCCAACAGCTTCCCGCTGCTTGCCGTGCCCTTCTTCATGCTGGCCGGCGAGTTCATGAACGCCGGCGGCATGTCCCGGCGCATCATCGCCATGGCGATGGCCTGGGTCGGCCACCTGCGCGGCGGGCTGGGGTTCGTCGCGGTGTTCGCGGCGATCCTGATGGCCTCGCTGTCCGGCTCGGCGGTGGCGGACACGGCGGCTCTCGCCTCCATCCTGCTGCCGATGATGCGGCAGGCGGGCTACGACATCCACCGCTCCGGCGGGCTGATCGCGGCGGGCGGCATCATCGCGCCGGTCATTCCGCCGTCGATCGGCATGATCCTGTACGGCGTCGCCGGGCAGGTCTCGATCACCAAGCTGTTCCTGGCCGGCATCGTGCCGGGAATCATGATGGGCGTGGCGCTTCTGGTCACCTGGTGGTGGCTGGCCCGCCGCGAGATCCTGACCACGCCGCCCAAGGTTCCGCTGCGCGAGCGGCTGCGGCTGACCGCCGACGCCTTCTGGGCGATGCTGCTTCCGGTGGTCATCATCGGCGGGCTGAAGACCGGTGTCTTCACGCCGACCGAGGCGGCGGTGGTCGCCGCGGTCTACGCCATGTTCGTCGGGCTGGTCATCTACCGCGAACTGAAGATCGCCGACCTGTACGGTCTGATGCTGTCCGCGGCAAAGACGACGGCTGTGGTGATGTTCCTGGTGGCGGCGGCGGGCATCTCCGCCTGGCTGATCACCGCGTCCAACATCCCGGCCCAGCTCGCCGATCTGCTGGCCCCGGTGATGGACAACCGGCTTCTGCTGATGGTCGCGCTGATGGTCATCGTGCTGATCGTCGGCACCGCGCTGGACTTCGCGCCGACCATCCTGCTGATGGTTCCCGTGCTGATGCCGATCATCAAACAGGCGGGCATCGACCCGGTCTACTTCGGCGTCCTCTTCATCATGAACAACGCCATCGGCCTGATCACCCCGCCGGTCGGCACGGTGCTGAACGTGGTCTGCGGCGTCGGACGCATGTCGATGTCGAACCTGATGAAGGGCGTCGGCCCCTTCCTGCTGGCGCAGACCGCCGTGCTGTTCCTGCTGGTGCTGTTCCCGGAGCTGGTGATGGCGCCGCTCGCCTGGTTCACGGCGCGGTGA
- a CDS encoding FecR family protein — translation MPDDTDPSLPLEQALDWFIRLQAEDADEECRQACAAWCAAHPRNARAWDLAQAMWASPLLTDALVATAAPDVVPEPHAPAPKPPETIRWPTAGASARDRTRSRAQLRHPVRRRTMAWAAAVTVAVGLGWAADLPLRLQADHRTVTGVQERVMLADGSQVLMDTGTALATDIVGSERRTRLLRGAAFFEVTPDPARPFRVSAGSAVVTVVGTAFAVRYLDNRVTVTVRHGTVDVARPDGPAVRLRAGEEVVVTASGVGAGHPADLSAALGWVDGRLVFEDRPLREVLEELDRYYPGLIVVPDSLADRRITGNYRLDDPVRTATALAGLVRAETLRLSDALLILRPRP, via the coding sequence ATGCCTGACGACACCGACCCCTCCCTGCCGCTGGAGCAGGCGCTCGACTGGTTCATCCGTCTGCAGGCGGAGGACGCGGACGAGGAGTGCCGCCAAGCCTGCGCCGCCTGGTGCGCCGCCCACCCCCGCAATGCCCGCGCCTGGGACCTGGCGCAGGCCATGTGGGCCTCGCCGCTCCTGACCGACGCGCTGGTGGCAACCGCGGCTCCGGACGTTGTGCCGGAACCCCACGCACCGGCGCCCAAACCGCCGGAAACGATTCGCTGGCCCACCGCCGGAGCGTCTGCCCGCGACCGAACCCGATCGCGCGCCCAGCTCCGCCATCCGGTGCGACGGCGCACAATGGCGTGGGCGGCGGCGGTGACGGTGGCGGTCGGGCTGGGCTGGGCCGCCGACCTGCCGTTGCGTCTGCAGGCCGATCATCGCACCGTAACCGGCGTTCAGGAGCGTGTGATGCTGGCCGACGGATCGCAGGTGCTGATGGACACCGGCACGGCGCTGGCCACCGACATCGTGGGCAGCGAGCGGCGGACCCGGTTGCTGCGCGGGGCCGCCTTCTTCGAGGTAACGCCCGACCCCGCCCGTCCCTTCCGGGTCTCCGCCGGTTCCGCCGTCGTGACCGTGGTCGGCACCGCCTTCGCCGTCCGTTATCTGGACAACCGGGTGACGGTGACGGTGCGCCACGGCACCGTGGACGTGGCGCGTCCCGACGGTCCCGCCGTCCGCCTGCGCGCGGGCGAGGAGGTGGTGGTCACCGCGTCGGGAGTCGGCGCCGGGCATCCCGCCGACCTGTCGGCGGCGCTCGGCTGGGTCGATGGCCGGCTGGTCTTCGAGGACCGCCCCCTGCGCGAGGTTCTGGAGGAGCTGGACCGCTATTATCCGGGCCTGATCGTGGTTCCCGATTCCCTTGCCGACCGGCGGATCACCGGGAATTACCGGCTGGACGATCCGGTGCGGACGGCGACGGCCCTGGCCGGGCTGGTGCGGGCCGAGACCCTGCGGCTGTCCGACGCCCTGCTGATCCTGCGCCCGCGCCCCTGA
- a CDS encoding TRAP transporter small permease yields MWNGTLFFRILDGILVVCIAAMLVMVFGNVVLRAVFNSGIDVSEELPRFLFVWMTFIGAVIGFREGAHFGVDALVRLLPRAGKKVCWAINQVIMLVCCAVIVQGTLLQHDLNATNHAPVTGLSMIWVFGVTYLTGGVIGLMCIVNLVRLALGKVGDDELIQVEEEGMGEVDPNRLKGPGTLPGTLPGPLASPKTLKETAP; encoded by the coding sequence ATGTGGAACGGCACCCTCTTCTTCAGAATCCTCGACGGCATCCTGGTGGTGTGCATCGCCGCCATGCTGGTCATGGTGTTCGGCAACGTCGTGCTGCGCGCCGTCTTCAACAGCGGCATCGACGTGTCGGAGGAGCTTCCACGCTTCCTGTTCGTGTGGATGACCTTCATCGGCGCCGTGATCGGCTTCCGTGAAGGAGCGCATTTCGGCGTGGATGCCCTGGTCCGCCTGCTGCCGCGCGCCGGCAAGAAGGTCTGCTGGGCGATCAATCAGGTTATCATGCTGGTCTGCTGCGCGGTCATCGTCCAGGGCACGCTGCTCCAGCACGATCTGAACGCGACGAACCACGCCCCGGTGACCGGCCTGTCGATGATCTGGGTGTTCGGCGTCACCTACCTGACCGGCGGGGTGATCGGGCTGATGTGCATCGTGAACCTCGTCCGGCTGGCGCTCGGCAAGGTCGGCGACGACGAGCTGATCCAGGTCGAGGAGGAGGGCATGGGCGAGGTGGACCCGAACCGGCTCAAGGGACCCGGCACATTGCCCGGCACCCTGCCCGGCCCGCTCGCGAGCCCGAAGACGCTGAAGGAAACGGCGCCGTGA
- a CDS encoding RNA polymerase sigma factor, with the protein MVDTAKPTLDAVFIGHRGALVRLLARMVGSAATAEDLAQEAYLKVRAAERDRPVDYPAPFLFQTARNLALDHLRRERRNAVVVTQDITPEGLEAVAAPLPSPETEAGDRQRLARMETALAALSERQRRILLLNRMEGLSHAQIAERLDVSVSTVQKDLKTALLACLEVFARLDREGRPDREGLRVSAGSNVLQGERP; encoded by the coding sequence ATGGTTGACACCGCCAAGCCGACGCTCGACGCCGTTTTCATCGGACACCGTGGGGCTCTTGTCCGGCTGTTGGCCCGCATGGTCGGCAGCGCCGCCACTGCCGAGGATCTGGCACAGGAGGCCTATCTCAAGGTGCGGGCGGCGGAACGCGACCGGCCGGTGGATTATCCGGCGCCTTTCCTGTTCCAGACGGCGCGCAATCTGGCCCTCGACCATTTGCGGCGGGAGCGCCGGAACGCCGTCGTCGTGACTCAGGACATCACCCCCGAGGGCCTGGAGGCGGTCGCCGCCCCCCTGCCCTCCCCGGAAACCGAGGCCGGCGACCGCCAGCGGCTGGCCCGCATGGAGACCGCGCTGGCGGCTTTGAGCGAGCGGCAGCGCCGCATCCTTCTGCTGAACCGGATGGAGGGCTTGTCCCACGCGCAGATCGCCGAACGGCTCGACGTCTCGGTCAGCACGGTGCAAAAGGACCTGAAGACCGCCCTGCTCGCCTGCCTGGAGGTTTTCGCCCGGCTTGATCGTGAAGGCCGGCCCGATCGTGAAGGGTTGCGGGTTTCCGCCGGCTCGAACGTCTTACAAGGTGAAAGACCGTGA